The following proteins are co-located in the Salinigranum halophilum genome:
- a CDS encoding DUF7385 family protein has protein sequence MSFDEHAVRHRLKLVTDTGTSTLYENRDGVACPVCDDPFDEFYATSAAESFRPAQRVEFCVAHTTERLLLFTHETDRGD, from the coding sequence ATGTCGTTCGACGAACACGCGGTTCGACACCGACTGAAACTCGTCACCGATACGGGCACGTCGACCCTGTACGAGAACCGCGACGGCGTGGCCTGTCCGGTCTGTGACGACCCGTTCGACGAGTTCTACGCGACGAGTGCGGCGGAGTCGTTCCGTCCCGCCCAGCGAGTCGAGTTCTGTGTCGCACACACGACGGAGCGACTCCTCCTCTTTACCCACGAGACGGACCGAGGGGACTGA
- a CDS encoding bifunctional methylenetetrahydrofolate dehydrogenase/methenyltetrahydrofolate cyclohydrolase produces the protein MTDVIDGNAVASEVRDGLGDAIETLDEAGVTPGLATVLMSDDPASQTYVSMKQRDCAEVGIEAFDYELDPSTPADELYDLIDELNGRDDVHGILVQMPVPDHVDSRAVLRRIDPAKDVDGFHPENVGRLVAGDARFKPCTPHGIQKLLDSAGVDPEGKEAVIVGRSDIVGKPMANLLIQKAAGGNATVTVCHSRTQHLEAHTRRADIVVAACGVPELVTGDMLSEGTVVIDVGVNRVDADTEKGYELVGDVDYDSAESKARAITPVPGGVGPMTRAMLLWNTVKAASEAAGVDVALP, from the coding sequence ATGACAGACGTCATCGACGGCAACGCCGTCGCCAGCGAGGTCCGCGACGGCCTCGGCGACGCCATCGAAACGCTCGACGAGGCGGGCGTGACGCCCGGTCTCGCCACCGTACTGATGAGTGACGACCCCGCCAGCCAGACGTACGTGTCGATGAAACAGCGCGACTGCGCCGAGGTCGGTATCGAGGCGTTCGACTACGAACTCGACCCCTCGACACCGGCAGACGAACTGTACGACCTCATCGACGAACTGAACGGCAGGGACGACGTCCACGGCATCCTCGTCCAGATGCCCGTCCCCGACCACGTCGACTCCCGAGCGGTCCTGCGGCGCATCGACCCCGCGAAGGACGTCGACGGCTTCCACCCCGAGAACGTCGGCCGCCTCGTCGCCGGTGACGCGCGGTTCAAGCCGTGTACGCCCCACGGTATCCAGAAGCTCCTCGACTCGGCGGGCGTCGACCCCGAGGGGAAGGAGGCGGTCATCGTCGGTCGCTCGGACATCGTCGGCAAGCCGATGGCGAACCTCCTCATCCAGAAGGCGGCGGGCGGCAACGCGACGGTGACCGTCTGTCACTCCCGAACGCAGCATCTCGAAGCGCACACCCGCCGAGCGGACATCGTCGTCGCGGCCTGTGGCGTCCCCGAACTGGTCACGGGCGACATGCTCTCTGAGGGGACTGTCGTCATCGACGTGGGGGTGAACCGCGTCGACGCCGACACCGAGAAGGGGTACGAACTCGTCGGCGACGTCGACTACGACTCCGCCGAGTCGAAGGCACGCGCCATCACACCCGTCCCCGGCGGCGTCGGTCCGATGACCCGGGCGATGCTGCTGTGGAACACTGTCAAGGCCGCGAGCGAGGCCGCGGGCGTCGACGTCGCGCTCCCCTGA
- a CDS encoding DUF309 domain-containing protein has translation MDDHTRDPSVAPPLGDPTGWHRDRRQWEHATLRRATEHGVRLFNAGEYHAAHDCFEDEWYNYGAGTTESAFLHGMVQVAAGVYKHVDFDDDGGMRSLFRTALQYLRGTPGDFYGVDVVDVRQTLESALSDPTALDGWRITLDDQRPEAYPADFDYVEHLEHDH, from the coding sequence ATGGACGACCACACACGCGACCCGAGCGTCGCGCCGCCGCTCGGCGACCCGACGGGGTGGCACCGCGACCGTCGGCAGTGGGAGCACGCGACGCTCCGGCGCGCCACCGAACACGGCGTGCGCCTGTTCAACGCCGGCGAGTACCACGCCGCTCACGACTGTTTCGAAGACGAGTGGTACAACTACGGCGCGGGGACGACAGAGAGCGCGTTCCTCCACGGAATGGTCCAGGTCGCCGCCGGCGTCTACAAACACGTCGACTTCGACGACGACGGCGGCATGCGGTCGCTCTTCCGGACGGCGCTTCAGTATCTCCGCGGCACGCCGGGAGACTTCTACGGTGTCGACGTCGTCGACGTCCGGCAGACGCTCGAATCGGCGCTGTCAGACCCGACGGCGCTCGACGGGTGGCGGATCACGCTCGACGACCAGCGCCCCGAGGCGTACCCCGCCGACTTCGACTACGTCGAGCACCTCGAACACGACCACTGA
- a CDS encoding YcaO-like family protein, whose amino-acid sequence MNVGLVGSGPAVAAARAAFEDIDAAVTTDRDALPETDLAVVVAPVGAEQFTRADEDCHRLVTCEIGGVGGHALDGVDAAVSVFTPDSARFSDLARRVASTVDETASRPAGDRSAVRFAGAVAGRRAVRLLAGEPLGGTVVEVPGEERRFLPVPDGSRDRTLDRSWRSVSLDDSLDRAERAMDERVGLLTQVGERESFPIPYYLAGTADTTTYSDARAAAFAAGADPDWDRAFMKALGEGLERYCAGVYRQSEFVVAPETNRARPVSPARFARPAGYRHADPEERIPWVKGEHLATGEDVSLPAEFVHYPPPEERHRPAITTGLGLGNSGVEALLSGLYEVVERDATMLAWYSTFEPLGLDVDDERFATLERRARAEALDVTPLLVTQDVDIPVVAVAVHRDPGHESPGAWPRFAMGSGASLAPVTAARSALAEALQNWMELRSMGPERAADEKAAIGDYAEFPSHARRFVDVDATVPASSVGPEPVPEGEAELEAAVERVTDAGLDAYAARTTTRDVAELGFEAVRVLVPEAQPLFTGEPFFTRRAERVPRDLGFEPELDREYHPYP is encoded by the coding sequence ATGAACGTCGGACTCGTCGGTTCGGGCCCCGCTGTCGCGGCGGCTCGGGCTGCATTCGAGGACATCGACGCGGCCGTGACGACTGACCGGGACGCACTGCCTGAGACGGACCTCGCCGTCGTCGTCGCTCCCGTCGGCGCCGAGCAGTTCACCCGGGCCGACGAGGACTGCCACCGACTGGTGACCTGTGAAATCGGCGGCGTCGGTGGGCACGCACTGGACGGCGTCGACGCGGCGGTGTCCGTGTTCACGCCCGACTCCGCCCGCTTCTCGGATCTCGCACGTCGCGTCGCCTCGACGGTCGACGAGACGGCGTCCCGTCCGGCCGGCGATAGAAGCGCCGTTCGGTTCGCGGGGGCCGTCGCGGGGCGGCGTGCGGTTCGGCTCCTCGCCGGCGAACCACTCGGCGGGACCGTCGTCGAGGTTCCGGGGGAGGAGCGACGGTTCCTCCCGGTTCCCGACGGCTCGCGCGACCGGACGCTCGACCGCTCGTGGCGGTCGGTCTCGCTCGACGACTCGCTCGACCGCGCAGAGCGGGCGATGGACGAGCGGGTCGGACTGCTCACCCAGGTCGGCGAGCGCGAGTCGTTTCCGATTCCGTACTACCTGGCCGGCACCGCGGACACGACGACGTACAGCGACGCCCGCGCGGCGGCGTTCGCTGCCGGTGCCGACCCCGACTGGGACCGGGCCTTCATGAAGGCACTCGGTGAGGGGCTCGAGCGCTACTGCGCCGGCGTCTACCGACAGTCGGAGTTCGTCGTCGCCCCGGAGACGAACCGGGCACGACCGGTCTCGCCCGCACGGTTCGCCCGCCCCGCGGGCTACCGGCACGCCGACCCCGAAGAGCGAATCCCCTGGGTCAAGGGCGAACACCTCGCGACGGGCGAGGACGTCTCCCTGCCGGCGGAGTTCGTCCACTATCCCCCACCCGAGGAACGACACAGGCCCGCCATCACGACGGGTCTGGGGCTCGGGAACTCCGGCGTGGAGGCGTTGCTCTCGGGACTGTACGAGGTGGTCGAGCGCGACGCGACGATGCTCGCGTGGTACTCGACGTTCGAGCCGCTCGGTCTCGACGTCGACGACGAGCGGTTCGCGACGCTCGAACGACGCGCGCGAGCCGAAGCGTTGGACGTGACACCGCTGCTCGTGACACAGGACGTCGACATCCCGGTGGTCGCCGTCGCGGTTCACCGCGACCCCGGCCACGAGTCGCCGGGTGCGTGGCCACGGTTCGCGATGGGCTCTGGAGCGAGCCTCGCCCCCGTCACCGCGGCACGGAGCGCGCTCGCCGAGGCGTTGCAGAACTGGATGGAGTTGCGGAGTATGGGCCCCGAACGGGCCGCCGACGAGAAGGCGGCCATCGGCGACTACGCCGAGTTCCCCTCACACGCACGGCGATTCGTCGACGTCGACGCCACCGTTCCCGCGTCGTCGGTCGGCCCCGAGCCGGTCCCCGAAGGCGAAGCAGAACTCGAAGCGGCCGTCGAGCGAGTGACGGACGCGGGACTGGACGCGTACGCGGCACGGACGACGACGCGCGACGTCGCGGAACTGGGCTTCGAGGCGGTTCGCGTCCTCGTCCCCGAGGCACAGCCGCTCTTCACCGGCGAGCCGTTCTTCACTCGGCGGGCCGAACGCGTCCCGAGAGACCTGGGCTTCGAGCCGGAACTGGACCGGGAGTACCACCCCTATCCGTAG
- a CDS encoding DUF63 family protein: MATVAERVGLDPERLWGAVVATLALVLVGGSVAFPRAVYDGFVWQYFWGPVEADAQSAVCAVRGGAGTEYLGSATACEAATGVVAYPGYTLVSEVGYMVTLLIALSGVVFLMRRLDIGRERRFFYSLIPFVFFGGALRVVEDANDTPGAADALITYPLNTLFISPVIYFTVFFVTLGAIVVTVLLERSGRVDDYQNPLFVLGTAVLVLTLGYLAALAVGGDNSVTFYPQVILTMLVGSTVAALVTWVLVERFAPQVNAGTGRIGFVIIWGHAVDGVANVIGLDWMTALGAGPNLVPKHPVNQFVVDFTASTLPPSMLAVTGDAWPFLLVKLVAATFVVWVFEDGVFEDSPRYTMLLLVAVLAVGLGPGTRDMLRATLGV, from the coding sequence ATGGCAACAGTCGCCGAGCGCGTCGGACTCGACCCGGAACGACTGTGGGGTGCGGTAGTCGCGACGCTCGCCCTCGTGCTCGTCGGCGGCTCGGTCGCGTTCCCCCGCGCCGTCTACGACGGATTCGTGTGGCAGTACTTCTGGGGGCCCGTCGAAGCGGACGCCCAGTCGGCCGTCTGTGCGGTTCGGGGCGGAGCGGGGACCGAGTATCTCGGGAGCGCGACGGCGTGCGAGGCCGCCACGGGCGTGGTCGCGTACCCCGGCTACACGCTCGTCTCCGAGGTCGGCTACATGGTCACACTGCTCATCGCACTCTCGGGCGTGGTGTTCCTCATGCGTCGGCTCGATATCGGGCGCGAGCGGCGGTTCTTCTACTCGCTCATCCCGTTCGTCTTCTTCGGCGGTGCTCTCCGCGTCGTCGAGGACGCCAACGACACGCCCGGCGCCGCCGACGCCCTCATCACCTACCCGCTCAACACGCTCTTCATCAGCCCCGTCATCTACTTCACCGTCTTCTTCGTGACGCTCGGGGCCATCGTCGTCACCGTCCTCCTCGAACGGTCCGGCCGGGTCGACGACTACCAGAACCCGCTCTTCGTCCTCGGGACCGCCGTCCTCGTTCTCACGCTCGGCTACCTCGCGGCCCTCGCTGTGGGTGGCGACAACAGTGTGACCTTCTACCCACAGGTCATCCTCACGATGCTCGTCGGATCGACGGTCGCCGCCCTCGTCACCTGGGTACTCGTCGAGCGGTTCGCCCCGCAGGTCAACGCCGGGACCGGACGCATCGGCTTCGTCATCATCTGGGGCCACGCGGTCGACGGCGTCGCCAACGTCATCGGGCTCGACTGGATGACGGCGCTGGGAGCCGGTCCGAACCTCGTGCCCAAACACCCCGTGAACCAGTTCGTCGTCGACTTCACCGCCTCGACGCTGCCACCGTCGATGCTCGCCGTGACGGGCGACGCCTGGCCGTTCCTCCTCGTGAAACTCGTCGCCGCGACGTTCGTGGTCTGGGTGTTCGAAGACGGCGTCTTCGAGGACTCTCCCCGCTACACGATGCTACTGCTCGTCGCCGTGCTCGCGGTCGGTCTCGGCCCGGGCACACGCGACATGCTCCGGGCGACGCTCGGCGTCTAG
- a CDS encoding VIT1/CCC1 transporter family protein — MPPGFAERLRAVEFGSLSRRYFVSNGFDGALTCVGLVVGALLSGVTDGVTVLRVGLGAAVGLSTSAVWSVWEIERAEKRAELQELEASMLAELRGTGPDRQRRREQVVNAVASGFGPVVGILVPLVPFLVEGTTLTMFEATLASVATAVGVLFAFGAYLSGGSDRRWYVAGIRMGAAGVFVALLNVVLPG, encoded by the coding sequence ATGCCACCTGGCTTCGCTGAGCGCCTCCGCGCGGTCGAGTTCGGGTCACTGTCGCGGCGGTACTTCGTCTCCAACGGCTTCGACGGGGCGCTGACGTGTGTGGGGCTCGTCGTCGGGGCGCTCCTCTCTGGCGTCACCGACGGCGTGACCGTCCTCCGGGTGGGTCTCGGCGCGGCGGTCGGTCTCAGCACCTCGGCCGTGTGGAGCGTCTGGGAGATCGAGCGCGCCGAGAAACGCGCCGAACTCCAGGAGCTGGAGGCGTCGATGCTCGCCGAACTGCGCGGAACGGGGCCCGACCGCCAGCGGCGGCGTGAACAGGTCGTGAACGCCGTCGCCAGCGGCTTCGGCCCGGTCGTCGGCATCCTCGTCCCGCTCGTCCCGTTCCTCGTCGAAGGGACCACCCTCACCATGTTCGAGGCGACGCTGGCCTCGGTCGCGACGGCCGTCGGCGTCCTGTTCGCTTTCGGCGCGTACCTGTCGGGCGGGTCGGACCGACGGTGGTACGTCGCCGGAATCAGGATGGGGGCCGCGGGGGTGTTCGTCGCGCTGCTCAACGTCGTCCTCCCCGGCTGA
- a CDS encoding DUF7117 family protein — MKVRGRRECRDCGHQWSYYETGAVDCPACGSLRSVGVDDRTRHTDTPTSLDLSPHRRAVDAGPLADAADDLKRDLRRYRTKRGFIRGGELLPLDETYLAATELLYAVDVLVRAGERTDDEELYLLSLLRGADIGDRPDVATVPASMRAARGLALTEAVDEYRREVLSWLDDNPDPDVRRVLGTVSELVKRTRALGGDVPLGESETLLAATHDVSRALRMGDEAALVTARERLARLS, encoded by the coding sequence ATGAAAGTCAGAGGCCGACGCGAGTGTCGCGACTGCGGCCACCAGTGGTCGTACTACGAGACGGGGGCCGTCGACTGTCCTGCCTGCGGCAGCCTCCGGAGCGTCGGCGTCGACGACCGGACCAGACACACGGATACGCCGACCTCGCTGGACCTCTCGCCGCACCGCCGCGCCGTCGACGCGGGTCCCCTCGCCGACGCCGCTGACGACCTCAAGCGGGACCTCCGGCGCTATCGCACGAAGCGTGGGTTCATCCGCGGCGGCGAACTCCTCCCGCTCGACGAGACCTACCTCGCGGCGACCGAACTCCTCTACGCGGTCGACGTGCTCGTTCGGGCCGGCGAGCGGACCGACGACGAGGAGCTCTACTTGCTCTCGCTCCTCCGCGGTGCCGACATCGGCGACCGTCCCGACGTGGCGACCGTCCCGGCGTCGATGCGGGCAGCGCGCGGACTCGCACTCACAGAGGCCGTCGACGAGTACCGCCGCGAGGTGTTGTCGTGGCTCGACGACAACCCCGACCCGGACGTCCGACGGGTGCTCGGCACCGTCTCCGAACTCGTCAAGCGGACGCGGGCGCTCGGCGGCGACGTCCCACTCGGCGAGAGCGAGACGCTCCTCGCGGCGACCCACGACGTGTCCCGAGCGCTCAGGATGGGCGACGAGGCGGCGCTCGTGACGGCACGAGAACGGCTGGCGCGGCTGAGCTGA
- a CDS encoding Lrp/AsnC family transcriptional regulator: MTDVELDDTDRAILRALQEDARTPFSEIARRIDMSSATVHDRVNRLKEAGVIEGYHAKVNPQAVGYSASAFVGLRVEQGRDDAVEGFVDHLREVDGVQEVHLTTGDWDVLIRVYAEDTESLRELLFDNVASTEGFGRSYTMVVLGTEHDDPVLPV, from the coding sequence GTGACTGACGTCGAACTCGACGACACCGACCGGGCCATCCTGCGCGCGCTGCAGGAGGACGCGCGGACACCCTTTAGCGAAATCGCCAGACGAATCGATATGTCGTCGGCGACGGTCCACGACCGGGTCAATCGACTGAAAGAGGCCGGCGTCATCGAGGGGTACCACGCGAAGGTGAACCCGCAGGCGGTTGGATACAGCGCGTCGGCGTTCGTCGGTCTTCGCGTCGAACAGGGTCGTGACGACGCCGTCGAGGGGTTCGTCGACCACCTCCGCGAGGTCGACGGCGTTCAGGAGGTCCACCTCACCACCGGGGACTGGGACGTGCTCATCCGCGTCTACGCCGAGGACACCGAGAGCCTCCGGGAACTCCTGTTCGACAACGTCGCCAGCACCGAAGGGTTCGGGCGGTCGTACACGATGGTCGTCCTCGGCACCGAACACGACGACCCGGTGTTACCGGTCTGA
- a CDS encoding helix-turn-helix transcriptional regulator, with product MYDLTGFQRDLLYVIAGLDEPHGLAIKEELEDYYEKEIHHGRLYPNLDTLVEKGLVEKGQRDRRTNFYTLTRRGRREIRARKDWEVQYVDESFDE from the coding sequence ATGTACGATCTGACAGGATTTCAGCGTGACCTTCTCTATGTGATTGCTGGGCTGGACGAGCCCCACGGGCTCGCGATCAAGGAGGAACTCGAGGACTACTACGAGAAAGAGATTCACCACGGACGACTCTACCCGAACCTCGACACGCTGGTCGAGAAAGGGCTCGTCGAGAAAGGCCAGCGGGACCGACGGACGAACTTCTACACGCTGACGCGTCGGGGCCGTCGGGAGATTCGCGCCCGGAAGGACTGGGAAGTCCAGTACGTCGACGAGTCGTTCGACGAGTGA
- the glyA gene encoding serine hydroxymethyltransferase, which translates to MNDEHVRVVDPEVADALAGEEDRQERTLAMIASENHASKAVLEAQGSVLTNKYAEGYPGSRYYAGCEYADEVETLAIERAKELWGAEHVNVQPHSGTQANMGVYLAMLDPGDKILSLELNHGGHLSHGHPANFTGQLYEVEQYQVDAETGYIDYESLEETAESFEPDIIVSGYSAYPRAVDWERIQAAADSVDAYHLADIAHITGLVAAGVHPSPVGIADFVTGSTHKTVRAGRGGIIMTQEEYASDIDKAVFPGGQGGPLMHNIAGKAVGFKEALQPEFTEYAEQVVSNAKTLADTFANHGLDVVSGGTDTHLVLVDLRPSHPDLTGGTAEEALEATGIVLNANTVPGETRSPFNPSGIRAGTAALTTRGFENSEVREVGEHIVRVVDNPEDEGVLGEVSDRVTELCAAHPLYR; encoded by the coding sequence ATGAACGACGAACACGTCCGGGTCGTCGACCCCGAGGTGGCCGACGCCCTGGCCGGCGAGGAGGACCGACAGGAGCGGACGCTCGCGATGATCGCGAGCGAGAACCACGCCTCGAAGGCAGTCCTCGAGGCGCAGGGGTCCGTCCTCACGAACAAGTACGCCGAGGGCTACCCCGGGTCGCGCTACTACGCGGGCTGTGAGTACGCCGACGAGGTCGAGACCCTCGCTATCGAGCGCGCCAAGGAGCTGTGGGGGGCCGAACACGTCAACGTCCAGCCGCACTCGGGCACGCAGGCGAACATGGGCGTCTACCTCGCGATGCTCGACCCCGGCGACAAGATCCTCTCGCTCGAACTGAACCACGGCGGGCACCTCTCACACGGCCACCCCGCGAACTTCACGGGACAGCTGTACGAGGTCGAACAGTACCAGGTCGACGCCGAGACGGGCTACATCGATTACGAATCGCTCGAAGAGACGGCCGAGTCGTTCGAGCCCGACATCATCGTCTCGGGCTACTCCGCGTACCCCCGTGCGGTCGACTGGGAGCGCATCCAGGCCGCCGCCGACAGCGTCGACGCGTACCACCTCGCCGACATCGCCCACATCACGGGCCTCGTCGCCGCCGGCGTCCACCCGTCTCCCGTCGGTATCGCGGACTTCGTCACCGGCTCGACCCACAAGACCGTCCGCGCCGGCCGCGGCGGCATCATCATGACGCAAGAAGAGTACGCCTCCGACATCGACAAGGCCGTCTTCCCCGGCGGGCAGGGCGGTCCCCTGATGCACAACATCGCCGGCAAGGCCGTCGGATTCAAGGAGGCGCTCCAGCCCGAGTTCACCGAGTACGCGGAGCAGGTCGTCTCGAACGCGAAGACGCTCGCCGACACGTTCGCCAACCACGGGCTCGACGTCGTCTCCGGCGGGACCGACACCCACCTCGTCCTCGTCGACCTCCGCCCCTCGCACCCGGACCTCACCGGGGGCACTGCCGAGGAGGCGCTCGAAGCGACGGGCATCGTCCTCAACGCCAACACGGTTCCCGGCGAGACGCGTTCGCCGTTCAACCCCTCGGGCATCCGCGCGGGGACGGCGGCGCTCACGACCCGCGGGTTCGAGAACAGCGAGGTCCGCGAGGTCGGTGAACACATCGTTCGCGTCGTCGACAACCCCGAGGACGAGGGCGTCCTCGGCGAGGTGAGCGACAGAGTGACCGAACTCTGCGCGGCCCACCCGCTGTACCGATAG
- a CDS encoding DUF211 domain-containing protein has translation MAAIRRLVLDILKPSEVPTISFARDVSDLAGVDATTARLVETDREVQNIVLVVEGADVDDDAVVDCLEDLGGTLHSVDEVVCGEHTPMTHEASADATWLR, from the coding sequence ATGGCAGCAATCCGCCGACTCGTCCTCGACATACTGAAGCCAAGCGAGGTCCCGACAATCTCGTTCGCACGGGATGTGAGCGACCTCGCTGGAGTCGACGCGACCACCGCTCGACTCGTCGAGACCGACCGCGAGGTCCAGAACATCGTCCTCGTCGTCGAGGGTGCCGACGTCGACGACGACGCGGTCGTCGACTGTCTCGAGGACCTCGGCGGGACGCTTCACTCGGTCGACGAGGTGGTCTGCGGCGAACACACGCCGATGACCCACGAGGCCAGCGCCGATGCCACCTGGCTTCGCTGA
- the tbsP gene encoding transcriptional regulator TbsP — MVIASNLIAEGIEDILREVLSEGESELLVVNPTADVLESLVSVATVSEETLPTVRVIADESLLKDVVDDFIVASNAADLVEAGTLSLTTGNAGDQNSLIVTEHAVLSLVTTGERVAALVTDDDEFVESTYETYTTAWEEAPEFKLRTPSISVVRESLATDLSEDVQADFDTVLSSLQTARGDGQGLDEVTISLLVAAKNDILLYDISKWGEDIGIASKATFSRTKTKLEDLGLVDTEKVPIDVGRPRLRLKLGDDRLRQADADQLAGVAQSLLT; from the coding sequence ATGGTTATCGCCTCAAATTTAATAGCGGAGGGGATTGAGGATATCCTGCGCGAGGTCCTCTCGGAGGGAGAGTCCGAGCTGCTCGTGGTCAACCCCACGGCTGACGTACTCGAGTCGCTCGTGTCCGTCGCGACGGTGTCCGAGGAGACGCTCCCGACGGTTCGGGTTATCGCCGACGAATCGCTCCTGAAAGACGTCGTCGACGACTTCATCGTGGCGAGCAACGCCGCCGACCTCGTCGAGGCCGGGACGCTCTCGCTCACGACCGGGAACGCCGGCGACCAGAACTCGCTCATCGTCACGGAACACGCCGTCCTGTCGCTCGTGACGACCGGCGAGCGCGTCGCCGCACTGGTGACCGACGACGACGAGTTCGTCGAGTCGACGTACGAGACGTACACCACCGCGTGGGAGGAGGCACCGGAGTTCAAGCTCCGGACGCCATCGATTTCCGTCGTCCGGGAGTCGCTCGCGACGGACCTCTCCGAGGACGTCCAGGCCGACTTCGACACCGTGCTCTCGTCGTTGCAGACCGCACGAGGCGACGGTCAGGGGCTCGACGAGGTGACGATCAGTCTCCTCGTCGCCGCGAAGAACGACATCCTGCTCTACGACATCTCGAAGTGGGGCGAGGACATCGGCATCGCGTCGAAGGCGACGTTCTCGCGGACGAAGACCAAGCTCGAAGACCTCGGCCTCGTCGACACGGAGAAAGTACCCATCGACGTCGGCCGCCCGCGGCTCCGACTGAAACTCGGCGACGACCGGCTCCGGCAGGCCGATGCGGACCAGCTCGCCGGTGTCGCCCAGAGTCTCCTGACCTGA
- a CDS encoding inositol monophosphatase family protein produces MDTDFDSDAAARAHVAEQAARVGAAVAAGQFRREIAVETKGEQTDVVTQADRDAQSRVIDCIHSAYEANAIVGEEADELKSVPEEGPTWVIDPIDGTSNFVREFQVWCTAVAAVRDGDPVASAIVAPELGDVYVADDETATRNGEPISVSARTDPEGCSVVPTMWWGRDRRDEYAAACREVVERFGDLRRVGSAQVTLAMLAAGTIDGVVTNVYANPWDTVAGVHLIRLAGGTVTDVHGDPWRHDSHGLVASNGEIHDELLAAVGEVEAVARD; encoded by the coding sequence ATGGACACGGACTTCGACTCCGACGCGGCGGCGCGCGCCCACGTCGCGGAGCAGGCCGCTCGCGTCGGTGCGGCCGTCGCCGCGGGGCAGTTCAGGCGGGAAATCGCCGTCGAGACGAAAGGCGAGCAGACGGACGTGGTCACCCAGGCCGACCGCGACGCGCAGTCGCGGGTCATCGACTGCATCCACTCGGCGTACGAGGCGAACGCTATCGTCGGCGAGGAGGCGGACGAACTCAAGTCGGTGCCCGAGGAGGGTCCGACGTGGGTCATCGACCCAATCGACGGGACGAGCAACTTCGTCCGCGAGTTCCAGGTGTGGTGTACGGCCGTCGCGGCGGTCCGCGACGGTGACCCCGTCGCGTCAGCGATTGTCGCCCCCGAACTCGGCGACGTCTACGTCGCCGACGACGAGACGGCCACCAGGAACGGCGAACCGATCTCGGTCAGTGCGCGGACGGACCCCGAGGGGTGCTCGGTCGTCCCGACGATGTGGTGGGGGCGCGACCGACGAGACGAGTACGCCGCTGCCTGCCGTGAGGTCGTCGAACGCTTCGGCGACCTCCGCCGTGTGGGGAGCGCGCAGGTGACGCTGGCGATGCTCGCCGCCGGGACGATAGACGGCGTCGTCACCAACGTCTACGCGAACCCGTGGGACACCGTCGCGGGCGTCCACCTCATCCGCCTCGCCGGCGGCACCGTCACGGACGTCCACGGCGACCCCTGGCGACACGACTCGCACGGACTGGTCGCGTCGAACGGCGAGATTCACGACGAACTGCTCGCCGCAGTCGGCGAGGTCGAGGCGGTGGCCCGTGACTGA